One Nocardia farcinica genomic region harbors:
- a CDS encoding non-ribosomal peptide synthetase, with amino-acid sequence MTGATPQIEDVLALSPLQEGLFSLARVGGDDLDLYTMQFVVDIDGPLDVALLRRSAQAMLDRHPNLRAAFWDRDVPKPVQIVPSHAELPWTERQAQPAEFATIAESERRRPFDLSRGPALRIVLLEVPEQARRRMILTAHHILMDGWAVAVFFTELLAVYRSGGDLSVLPAARPYRDYIAWLAGQDTAAATARWVEYLSGLNGALMLADGSAQVRGAVPETTAVRLSAAENERLQQWARANGLTLATAVQFAWTVVLGRLTDRRDVVFGTTISGRPDQLPGVEGMVGLFINTVPVVHHLDRDTTVVEQCVRMQRDSAAMRDIGYLSLSAVQRAAGHGTLFDTLFVFENAPIGDAIQTVTAPDGARFRPVEMESLAHYPLTVVAHLDGPELLVLVEAIPEALPYFSPADIAERLLAVLRALPDSRSLTPDALDILTPAERAEFGGTAATSSADEAADLADVAGLTIWELFERQVERTPDALALTTGAGDRVTYRELHAAAARLAGELAEHGVGPERVVALTLPRSAQSLVAILAVLAAGGAYVPVDIALPQTRIDSILRQAAPVLALTVAATAASAGDVPTLVLDDPAVRQRIAAREPVAPVVARHPEHCAYIIFTSGSTGEPKGVADTNAAVAAYFADHRARCYRPATARLGRPLRIAHAWSLGFDASWQPMVGLLDGQALHLFDAEEMRDAGRIVAGMAEFGVDMIDTTPSMLAQLDAAGLLERRLPVLALGGEAIDTALWNRLRALPDTAVYNCYGPTETTVEAVVAPVGRYETPTIGTPNAGMAGYVLDSVLRPVPRGAVGELYLAGPQLARGYVGKPGVTADRFVADPLCPGARMYRTGDLVRRLPHGGFAYLGRADDQVKIRGYRIEIGEIETALRRLPGVRTAAVTVVRRAGGASLVGFVVGDTASAGEAPRLRATLAQRLPAYMVPARIVVLDQLPVNANGKLDGHRLTALAEQALAGGGADRAEPTTDTERALCEVFAELFDGAAPGIDDDFFALGVDSIVAISLVNKARRRGITLSPRMVLSTPTVRELAAAVDAAVEIAGPAEAAEYGEVPPLPVVSWMYEYGNHRRFTQSALLRVPTAMPPATLAAVLQALLDGHDTLRAVEADTADGPRLVTREPGVVRAADLLTRVELPGATEAELDTAIRTHARAANDAIDPRTGSMVRAVWFTGAPDGDILLLAVHHLAVDVVSWHIMLAGLAEAWQAVESGAAPKTLPEFTSYRRWSQLMWQRAAEPQVLAQRDYWASQVRDPDPALGRRHPHPATDTWSGLRVTPALTPVAVTEQVLAGLGRDEGVREFLLAALTLTLASWRVERGDDPGAGALIALEGHGRADATLGADTSNTLGWFTSVFPVRLGTGAAAVDLARVEADPEAARALLDSVTAHLAAIPEQGLDYGLLRYVARAAELRTGAEPQVEFNYLGRVDLSGSVGAPWSLLTGPRNEALPLDPEPDLPLRYALDVIAAVGSTPEGPQLSTNWRWSADLFTAAEADRLAELWQRSIAALAAALQQTSDKE; translated from the coding sequence GTGACCGGGGCCACGCCGCAGATCGAGGACGTGCTGGCGCTGAGCCCGCTCCAGGAGGGACTGTTCTCCCTGGCGCGGGTCGGCGGCGACGACCTCGACCTGTACACCATGCAGTTCGTGGTCGACATCGACGGACCGCTCGACGTCGCGCTGCTGCGCCGCAGCGCGCAGGCCATGCTGGACCGCCACCCCAACCTGCGGGCGGCGTTCTGGGATCGCGACGTGCCCAAGCCGGTGCAGATCGTGCCGAGCCACGCCGAGCTGCCGTGGACCGAACGGCAGGCGCAGCCGGCGGAATTCGCGACCATCGCCGAATCCGAGCGGCGCAGGCCCTTCGACCTGAGCCGCGGCCCCGCGCTGCGGATCGTGCTGCTGGAGGTGCCCGAGCAGGCGCGCAGGCGGATGATCCTCACCGCCCACCACATCCTCATGGACGGCTGGGCGGTCGCGGTGTTCTTCACCGAACTGCTCGCCGTCTACCGGTCGGGCGGTGACCTGTCGGTGCTGCCCGCCGCGCGCCCCTACCGCGACTACATCGCGTGGCTGGCCGGACAGGACACCGCCGCGGCGACCGCACGGTGGGTCGAGTACCTGTCCGGACTGAACGGCGCGCTCATGCTCGCCGACGGCTCGGCGCAGGTGCGCGGCGCCGTGCCGGAAACCACCGCGGTCCGGCTGTCGGCGGCGGAGAACGAGCGGTTGCAGCAGTGGGCGCGGGCCAACGGACTCACCCTGGCCACCGCCGTCCAGTTCGCTTGGACGGTGGTGCTCGGCAGGCTCACCGACCGCCGCGACGTCGTGTTCGGCACCACCATTTCCGGGCGGCCCGATCAGCTGCCCGGGGTGGAGGGCATGGTCGGGCTGTTCATCAACACCGTCCCGGTCGTGCATCATCTCGACCGCGACACCACCGTGGTCGAGCAGTGCGTGCGGATGCAGCGCGACAGCGCCGCCATGCGCGACATCGGTTACCTGAGCCTGTCCGCCGTGCAGCGCGCGGCCGGGCACGGCACGCTGTTCGACACGCTGTTCGTCTTCGAGAACGCCCCCATCGGCGACGCCATCCAGACCGTCACCGCGCCCGACGGCGCGCGGTTCCGCCCGGTCGAGATGGAGAGCCTGGCGCACTACCCGCTCACGGTCGTCGCACACCTCGACGGACCCGAACTGCTGGTGCTGGTGGAGGCGATTCCCGAAGCGCTGCCGTACTTCTCGCCCGCCGACATCGCCGAACGCCTGCTGGCGGTGCTGCGCGCGCTACCCGACTCGAGGTCGCTGACCCCGGACGCGCTCGACATCCTCACCCCGGCCGAGCGGGCCGAGTTCGGCGGGACAGCGGCGACGTCGTCCGCCGACGAGGCGGCCGACCTGGCCGACGTCGCGGGACTGACGATCTGGGAGCTGTTCGAGCGCCAGGTCGAGCGCACCCCGGACGCGCTCGCCCTCACCACCGGCGCGGGGGACCGCGTCACCTACCGCGAACTGCACGCCGCCGCGGCCCGGCTGGCCGGTGAACTGGCCGAGCACGGTGTCGGCCCGGAACGGGTCGTGGCGCTGACGCTGCCGCGCTCGGCGCAGTCGCTGGTGGCGATCCTCGCCGTGCTCGCGGCCGGCGGCGCCTATGTGCCGGTGGACATCGCGCTGCCGCAGACCAGGATCGACTCCATCCTGCGCCAGGCCGCCCCGGTGCTCGCCCTGACCGTGGCCGCCACCGCGGCATCGGCCGGTGACGTTCCGACGCTGGTACTGGACGATCCGGCGGTCCGGCAGCGCATCGCAGCGCGGGAACCCGTCGCGCCCGTCGTCGCCCGCCATCCCGAGCACTGCGCCTACATCATCTTCACCTCCGGCTCCACCGGCGAACCCAAGGGCGTTGCCGACACCAACGCCGCGGTGGCCGCCTATTTCGCCGACCACCGCGCCCGCTGCTACCGGCCCGCCACCGCACGCCTCGGCCGCCCGCTGCGCATCGCGCACGCCTGGTCGCTCGGCTTCGACGCCTCCTGGCAGCCGATGGTCGGGTTGCTCGACGGCCAGGCACTGCACCTGTTCGACGCCGAGGAGATGCGCGACGCGGGCCGGATCGTGGCGGGCATGGCCGAATTCGGCGTCGACATGATCGACACCACCCCCTCGATGCTCGCCCAGCTCGACGCGGCCGGGTTGCTGGAGCGGCGGCTGCCGGTGCTGGCCCTCGGTGGTGAGGCGATCGACACCGCGCTGTGGAATCGCCTGCGCGCGTTGCCCGACACCGCCGTCTACAACTGCTACGGCCCCACCGAGACCACGGTGGAAGCCGTCGTCGCCCCGGTCGGCCGCTACGAAACACCCACCATCGGCACCCCGAACGCCGGAATGGCGGGCTACGTGCTGGATTCCGTGCTGCGGCCGGTGCCGCGCGGCGCCGTCGGCGAGCTGTATCTGGCCGGTCCGCAGCTGGCGCGCGGCTACGTCGGCAAGCCCGGTGTCACCGCGGACCGGTTCGTCGCCGACCCGCTGTGCCCCGGCGCCCGGATGTACCGCACCGGCGACCTCGTGCGCCGCCTGCCGCACGGCGGCTTCGCCTATCTCGGGCGCGCCGACGACCAGGTGAAGATCCGCGGCTACCGCATCGAGATCGGCGAGATCGAGACCGCGCTGCGCAGGCTGCCCGGCGTGCGGACCGCCGCCGTGACGGTGGTGCGCCGCGCCGGCGGCGCGAGCCTGGTCGGCTTCGTCGTCGGCGACACCGCGTCGGCGGGCGAGGCCCCCCGGCTGCGCGCCACGCTCGCCCAGCGCCTGCCCGCCTACATGGTGCCCGCCCGGATCGTCGTGCTCGACCAGCTGCCGGTGAACGCGAACGGCAAGCTCGACGGCCACCGGCTCACCGCGCTCGCCGAACAGGCGCTCGCCGGCGGCGGCGCCGACCGGGCCGAGCCGACCACCGACACCGAGCGCGCGCTGTGCGAGGTGTTCGCGGAGTTGTTCGACGGCGCCGCCCCCGGCATCGACGACGACTTCTTCGCCCTCGGCGTGGACAGCATCGTCGCGATCTCGCTGGTCAACAAGGCCCGCAGGCGCGGCATCACGCTGAGCCCGCGGATGGTGCTGTCCACCCCGACCGTGCGCGAGCTCGCCGCCGCCGTGGACGCCGCCGTCGAGATCGCCGGTCCGGCCGAGGCCGCCGAATACGGCGAGGTGCCGCCGCTGCCGGTGGTGTCCTGGATGTACGAGTACGGCAACCACCGCCGGTTCACCCAGTCCGCGCTGCTGCGGGTGCCGACCGCGATGCCGCCCGCCACGCTGGCGGCGGTGCTGCAAGCCCTGCTCGACGGCCACGACACCCTGCGCGCGGTGGAGGCCGACACCGCCGACGGCCCGCGGCTGGTCACCCGCGAGCCCGGCGTCGTGCGCGCCGCCGATCTGCTCACCCGGGTCGAGCTGCCCGGCGCCACCGAGGCCGAACTCGACACCGCGATCCGGACGCACGCCCGCGCCGCCAACGACGCGATCGACCCGCGCACCGGGTCGATGGTGCGCGCGGTGTGGTTCACCGGCGCACCGGACGGCGACATCCTGCTGCTGGCCGTGCACCACCTGGCCGTGGACGTGGTGTCCTGGCACATCATGCTCGCCGGCCTCGCCGAGGCGTGGCAGGCGGTGGAGTCCGGCGCCGCGCCGAAGACGTTGCCGGAGTTCACCTCCTACCGCCGGTGGTCGCAGCTGATGTGGCAGCGCGCGGCCGAGCCGCAGGTGCTCGCCCAGCGCGACTACTGGGCGAGCCAGGTGCGCGACCCGGATCCGGCACTGGGCCGCCGTCACCCGCATCCGGCCACCGACACCTGGTCCGGCCTGCGGGTCACCCCGGCACTCACCCCCGTCGCGGTCACCGAACAGGTGCTGGCCGGCCTCGGCAGGGACGAAGGGGTGCGCGAATTCCTGCTCGCCGCACTGACCCTCACGCTGGCGAGCTGGCGGGTCGAACGCGGTGACGATCCCGGCGCCGGTGCGCTGATCGCCCTGGAAGGGCACGGTCGCGCCGATGCCACCCTCGGCGCCGACACCAGCAACACGCTGGGCTGGTTCACCAGTGTGTTCCCGGTACGGCTCGGCACCGGTGCCGCCGCGGTCGACCTGGCCCGGGTCGAGGCCGACCCGGAAGCGGCCCGGGCGCTGCTGGATTCGGTCACCGCGCACCTGGCCGCGATCCCGGAGCAGGGGCTCGACTACGGCCTGCTCCGGTACGTCGCGCGCGCCGCCGAACTGCGGACCGGGGCCGAGCCGCAGGTGGAGTTCAACTATCTGGGCCGGGTCGACCTGAGCGGCAGCGTCGGTGCGCCCTGGTCGTTGCTCACCGGGCCGCGCAACGAGGCGTTGCCGCTGGACCCGGAACCCGACCTGCCGCTGCGGTACGCACTCGACGTCATCGCCGCCGTCGGCAGCACACCGGAAGGGCCGCAGCTGAGCACCAACTGGCGGTGGAGCGCGGACCTGTTCACCGCGGCCGAGGCCGACCGCCTGGCCGAGCTGTGGCAGCGCAGCATCGCGGCGCTGGCCGCCGCCCTACAGCAGACATCAGACAAGGAGTGA